One Ostrea edulis chromosome 2, xbOstEdul1.1, whole genome shotgun sequence genomic region harbors:
- the LOC125679777 gene encoding uncharacterized protein LOC125679777 has protein sequence MGYIPYHYYPVTTTPPTPLPHQHHDPTNTTTPPTPLPHQHHDPTNTTNPPTPRTHQHHEPTNTTNPPTPLPHQHRYPTNTTTPPTPRPHQHHYPTNTATPPTPLPHQHHDPTNTTTPPTPLPHQHHDPTNTTTLPTPLPHQHHDPTNTTTPPTPRPYQHHYSTNTTTPPTPRPYQHHYPTNTTTPPTPRPYQHHYPTNTTTLPTPRPHQHHDPTNTTTPPTHIQCT, from the coding sequence ATGGGATACATACCCTATCACTACTACCCCGTCACCACTACCCCACCAACACCACTACCCCACCAACACCACGACCCAACCAACACCACTACTCCACCAACACCACTACCCCACCAACACCACGACCCCACCAACACCACGAACCCACCAACACCACGAACCCACCAACACCACGAACCCACCAACACCACGAACCCACCAACACCACTACCCCACCAACACCGCTACCCAACCAACACCACTACCCCACCAACACCACGACCCCACCAACACCACTACCCCACCAACACCGCTACCCCACCAACACCACTACCCCACCAACACCACGACCCCACCAACACCACTACCCCACCAACACCACTACCCCACCAACACCACGACCCCACCAACACCACTACCCTACCAACACCACTACCCCACCAACACCACGACCCCACCAACACCACTACCCCACCAACACCACGACCCTACCAACACCACTACTCCACCAACACCACTACCCCACCAACACCACGACCCTACCAACACCACTACCCCACCAACACCACTACCCCACCAACACCACGACCCTACCAACACCACTACCCCACCAACACCACTACCCTACCAACACCACGACCCCACCAACACCACGACCCTACCAACACCACTACCCCACCAACACACATACAGTGCACATAG